CCAGGAGATGGATCTCAGTCttttatggctgagcatttgaataGCATTGCAAATGGATCCCCTGTGAGTAGTAGTATTCAGGGATTTCACAGTCCTGTGAAGAGAAGCAACATGGAGAAACATGGAGACTCACGCTCACAGATCAAGAAGTCAGAACGAGTGCGGCACGATAATATCCTTGATGTCAATTCAGATATGCTCCCGAGCTATTCGTTAGATGAAGAAGTAGTTGGAATTATAACAATGGAAGATGTTATGGAGGAACTGCTACAGGTGGACAATCTTTTAGTGGATATATTTTCTAACAGTTAACTATCCCTTATTTATTAACAGTTAACTATCCCTCATTAGTATGTTCTTTACTTGATTGGACATATATTAATGTGCGTAGGCCTCGGATGCAATCTTTCTTCTTGACTACCTGAATAGCTGAGTGCATAAATTGCTATTCTGTTCATAATCAAATTATGCTTGGTTTGCTGAACTTCGTATTAGTATGTCAATAGCTTTTGTAATGGATAGAGATCCATCTTTTCTCATGATTACAGCATTATTTGCGGCAAATAATTTTATATACTTTTTATGTGCTTGTTAGTGCTTGAACTTATAGCGTAAGCCTTAACAAAACAAAGAAAAGTCTTGGTACACAGTTGAGGACTAAGGGATGTGTCACTTCCTCTTTTTATTATATGTCAACCTAAATTATGAAGTTATAGTTTCTAACACGTTGTAATCTGGGCCATATCTCAAGTCAGATTTACCAAATCAAAGATTCATTATATATCTGGCTTAGTTGGTGCAAATCCGTGAGTGGATAGGGTCAAGGTCTGGTTCACATTGGGGTCATACCTAATTCAAGTTCCAGTCAGGAGAGACAAGTGACAAAACAGTAGTTGATGGTTTCAAACATAAGTAGTGTCCTATCTGCACCATTAGACACTAGAGGAGGTAGAATGTCCTTTTCAAGCTTTCAGATCTGATCTGTTTCCATTCTGACCATAATGCATCTTGAGGCAAATAAGTATGATGCATGTAAATCTAGATTAGATCCTTCTTCATCTCTATGTTCTATAGAAATTGTAATCGTATATGACAGCAAATTTTTCATATATTGTACCAATTAAAGATTGTACAGTAAATAACTTTTGTTTTGATATTAATGCTGTTCTATCTGGTTTATTAGCACATTATTTTTTCAACTACACGGTAGAAGTTCAATTTTAATCTCACAGTGTTATAAATAAATTTGGTATATCCTTGTGCAATTACAATTAGCCAATGGATTGTCGAAGTCAATCAATGCTGCAAAAATGAAGTAATAGACTGCCGTAAAGGCCATTTATGTTTTCCTTGGACCTTGTTATTAATAATTCATAATTTCAGTAGGAACTTTGGAGGGACTTCGTTAAAGTCATTTCATCATTTTTCAGTCAAGTAATGGCAGATTTTGGGTATTACTGATATTTAACAGGAACCTTTTTTTTTGTGGTTTTATTTTGCATTGTGTTAAGAAACATGGAAATTTCTTGGACATGAACAACCTATAGAATTGGTTAGAATTTGTAAAATGAGAATGACCTCCATATTGCATATTAAGATTAAACTCTTAACAAATTGAAAGCAGAAAGAGGTTTATGACCATTTTATGAAGACAAAAGTTATTTCTAGTATATATACTTTaactttttgtattatttttttctACCAACTTAGACATGAATTTTTTTTAGTGCATCTACATTTCACTACAGCCAGGTAGAGTTTCCTGCATGATTGTACAACTTCATGTTGTAAATCATAGAGAGTTGGCTGTGGTCACTGTATCCAATAAACTTTTCTGAATTAGCATATAACTTTCAGCTTgtgctaattttttttttggttttaataCATGTCTCAATTACGCATGCCACAGCTAATTAATTGCCTCTGAATTGTTTTTGTAGGAAGAAATATTGGATGAGACGGATGAGTATGTTGATGTCCACAATAAGTATGTGAAAGTTTGCTAGTTCTCTATTCTTCTACTTTTCAGGTTGTGTTAGAGAAATTAATGGGTCAAATGATCTGCAGGATTAAGATAAACATGTTACCTACACGAAGGTTATCACCACGATCCTCTGGAACTGTAACTATCTCTCAGTTTCCACGACGAACTCCATCTGCTTCTCCACTGTCTCCCTATCATGATGCTTCTGTATTACGATCACCTGTTTCTCAGTATGCTCAAGTTCCTGGTTCAACACCAACCATTTTAAATTCTCCTGGGAAGTCATTACCAAGTTCCCCTGCTCATCACATAGTTCTTGGGCAGAACTCACCTTCATATCGAGTAAGTGAAATATTATATTGTGTGGTTTGCTTTTTGAAGTATGAAGTGTGCACTATTTATGCTTTTAAACTAGGATCTCCTTGCATTCTTTACAATCTTCATCATTTCAGTGTTCATTTGGAATTCCCATAGAATTCATTTAAATGATTGGATGTGGATCTTTATGGATCTGGTCCACCagtctttttctccttttgttttgCTATGGTCTGTTACCTTTAGCCTTGTGGAATAGTCTGATTATGTGTTTTTAGCATCTTGAGTATCTCCTTGCCATGGATGAAATCTCATCTGAGATCTATTTATAAATTTATCTGAATTTCAATGATATTTCTTTCATCAACTAAGTAAAAAACTGTATTGGACATTAATGTTTctaggatctctctctctctctctctttctttctctctctctttctctctctcacacacacagaccgtctctctctatatataacaTTCCGTATAGTTGATTAAAGTTAATACTTACTGTAGTTGATTGAGTGATGTTATTTTTATTTGTGGGTGAAATCTTTGTGATCATATTAAGTCTTTCAACCTGtattttatgattatatatgGGCGGTGGTTAGGAAGTCGGCTTATCTTCACCAACCTTGTTGATGAGTGTGTTAATATTCAGGATCATATCTCACCTTTGGTTGATTAGGATAGACATCTTCAAGTTTAGCTATTTGGAATTTTTCATTTTGGACAATGCATGACACACGTCTTAGCAGGTATCAAGAAAATCATATGAGAAGCTTGAGAAAAATGGAGGGAGTAATGTTTGAATTTTGATTGCTTATGGAGGCAAGCGGTAGGTAATCAGCTTAACTGTTCCATTCTGAAATCTCCATCTAGTAACCCAAATTGTAGCTGCTGCTCATTGATGTGACCATATGATTCCTTGTACATGGAACGTTGTCTTGTATATTATTTGGATAAactctcatatatatattttttctcttaAAGGGAATTTCTTATGTGTAGTGTAAAACTAGTCCTCCTATGGTATTTCGAACTACTAGCATCTccatttcaatatatatatatatgtatatatatatatatataaaatgttaTGGCTAGTTTGTTTTGAGtaacaaaaatgaaaagaaagattTGATATGTTTGGAATGTCCACAAGTACTATTGATGCCTAGTAAACAGGCATTTGATGTTGTTTTCCGCATACCTCGCAAAATACATAACTGATGATGATGTCTTGTGCTAAGTCTGTCTTCGGTGGAGCGACTTCCGGATGTTGGATTGGTTGTGAGGGGTAAACTGGTATGACCCGAGGATCTGCTGTCATTTATGTCGGTAGGTAATAGGGATTATAGGCAGAGGATGTGGAGCTGAAGCTCAAAGATTAAGCTTTACTCAAGATTCTGGAGTCCCTTTTCCGGATCTTCTCCGTCATGGATGGAGTAGGGAAGCCAAGATTTGGAGGCAGCCTTGGTAACCAAGCAACCTACCTAACCCGCTTTaccacggagagagagagagagagagagagagagagagagagatatctaATCTTGGAAAGATCCAAATGCTGCAGCACCATATGGAGGTTTAATAATATGCTGCGAATCCAAGGCGCTAGCTGCTGCATCAAATTCTTATTCCAGGCGTAGAAGCACGCAGGCTATCTATCTCGAAGTAAACAAGTGAGTTGTCCTCGAGATCGTGTCTGTCAGCTTTGCTTTGTATAAGCAAGAAAAATCCCATCGTATACTCGAACATCAAGGCAGGCACAGCCTTGGAGTGAGTGGTGTTCCGTTCAGTAACTCTCGACATTCTGCAACCTTTTACTCGGAAATCAATGTCTTCAGTCTTCACTTCAGAGGTCACCTTTTCTTTATTTGGTTTTCCTTTGTGTTTCTGGAGTAAACCATGTAAAGAATCTCACATGGAGCACTCGTACCTTAGCTTTGTGCTGGTGGAAGACAGGACCGAAGAGATGAGGGGCTCCTATGTCCCGTCTTCTGGGCCCTTCCACAGAATGAGATGATGACAGAGTAGCTTTGTCTTTAAGGTTGCAGGGACGCTTGGACCGGTCTTCCCAGGTGAACAaaacccccccccaccccctccaCCACAAGAAAGAGCGGTCGACCGTCACAACAGCAGCACTGAACACTGTACCATCTCCCACCAAATGAATCATTGTGTTGATCATGATGCAGACATACTAGATTTTCCTCTCTCTCGATAGATCCGTCCCACATGGAATTGTGGCTGCTAGATCAGGTCCCATGGATTCGTAGTCAAATCCACCAGTGTCCGTATATTGCGCGAACCATCAATTGGTCTCCGTCCAACGGCGGCTACATAACCTATACATAAAGagaaacacaacacacactaccgACCGACGCTTGGTTGAAAACCATGCCCATGCCCGAGGCCTCCGATCCGATCGGCGCCGCAGCTGTCGGGTTCCCTGCTAAGAAGATGGAAGGCTTTGTGGAAGCTCCTCTGTCCGAACGAGGGCTGGAGATAGCCAAGAGTCGAGAAGAGCTTCTGCGCCTCCTGCACGATCTCCCGGAATCCGAGTTCGAGCTCTCCCTCACCGATCTTGTGGAGAAAGGAACGGGGGTTGCCAGTGATCCCGTGGCGAACAAGGCCGCGTCTTTGCTTGAAGGGCAGCTGAATCGGGCCAATGTCGTCagtaaagagaggaggaggaggaagaagaagaagcgaagCAGCAGCAGGAGTAGCTTCGGAAGCAGCAGCGACGGCGTGCTGCTCAACTTCTACGTGCCGGCCTCCTTGTCGCGAAGCCTAACCACGCCGAGGTCGAGCCGCCGGCCTGCCGCCGCCGCAGCAACGACGGACTGGCGACGACAAGAGGTGAGCGAGCGATGAGTTCTTCCCTTCGCCATGCACCCGCTGGTTCGTCGAACTTTGCTTGTGAACTGCTTTCTTCATCAGTTTCTTCGTGAGGTCTCTGGAAAACACCGATCGACTAGGAAAGGAGTTAGAGAATCTCCCACCCTTACTGCTAAACCCAAGCACGTAAAACAATTAAGAGGTCCCCATTCTCATATCTAATAGAGCAGAGTAGATGTATACGTATGTGGAGAAATAGGGAAGATGGCAAAAGATGAAGAGATGGAAGATGACGGTAAAAACAATATAAAAGAAGAATGATAAACAAAGCATAAGGGTTTCGAGAGAGAAGCAGCATAGCGAGATGGATGGGTTTATAATTTAGCATCCATCAGCCCACAGAATGAAACGAAACGATTCCTTGTTTTCTTGACTGCGATGGAGAATTAGTCGCCAAAATAATCTCAGAAAAGATACAGTTCTAATCTTCCAAAGAGCATTTGGAGGGCGACCAGTTGCATTATCTCTCGTTCTCCAGGGGGGGCATCCAGCCAAGAGAGAACAAACCATTGAAGAAAAAAGTCAGCTAAAATTCACAGATTCGATGCCCGACGCAGCTTGATAATGACACTGATCAATTGTTCTTTTGAAAAGCTAGATCACATTCTTCATGTTTCTCCCTTTCTTTTGCTTTGCAGGACAGAGAGATGAAGACTTTAGGGTGCTGGTCGGGCCTGTGGCAGAGGGGGAGGGGGAAATGAAGGGGACACTTGGGTATCGTGTGTCGTTCATCTTTTCTGAAGCAGCTAAGCCACGTCTTCTTCGTCCACCGATAGGCTTCCAAAGTTGTCATGTTTTGTCTGTAAATGATGTTTAACCCTTGTGGATCGGCGCTGTCATGTTCTCTTTGGTGCATTATAGCCTTTGATTCCTCAATCTCAGGATGGTTGGTGTTCAAGATCGAAGTCTAATTGTAACTGCAATCAACGACAAATAAGAAATGTCAGCTTTAGACACGAAAGAGATGGAACAAATACAACACCACCTTCATTAAAATAGAAGCTGAAAAGAAGTCCAGAACTGATACCTGACAAAGTGAATGGAACAACAGCGTTCACAATTTGATGCATACAGAGTAAGCAAATAGGATTAATACAATAACTCGTTCCAAGCATCTTCCCTCCAGAAAACTTGATTTGAGCCAGACTAAGCCTTCTTCTTCATTGACAGCTGCAAGGATCTCTATGTGCTCAATGTCCATGACGGACTACATGTGATAAAACAAGTAAAGAGTCTTACCCAATGGGCAAAGGCACTGTCGGGAAGATACAAAACTTGCATTAGAATATATATCAGCCTGCAACAAGTCCACTATGTCTATCTGATCTTTGCAAAACGAAAGATTCGGAAAGGACTTCAGTCCTTAGATACAGGGAGCAAGTCCTGTCTTTTTACCTGCCTGTTAGTTCTCAAATCCTTTTGATTCTTCCCACTTTGTTATTTCATGAACTAATGCTGAATCTTAGAGGTATTCCATCGTCAGAAAACAAAATTTTTATTTAGATCAACAGTAAAAATCCGATGGTAGCCCACTAAGATTTTTTAAGAAGATAGACATGTGTATCTGTATAGATATCTACAATCTTGAATAAAATTTCCAAGATGGTAAAGACACTTTGTAGCCAGAAGAAAAAAGCTGACAAATTGATGCATTATTATAAGCACAAAAAAGTAGATCACGTGAACAGAACTAAGCTAAGGCAACAAAAATGATTGTCTTTGCTTTTGATCTAATACCAAACATGACGAAATGAACTTGAGAATCAAAAGAGTTCCACTTACAAAGAAACCATACAATTTAGTGCTTTCCATCCTAGATTCCTAGGATAAAACATCTAAAGAAGATGGAAGTGGCATGTCACCCCTCTAAATCCCAAACTATTAATATTGTCAATCAACTCCTTGGACACACCAACAATTGATTTTATTCCAAGAAATCCTGTCTGTTATTCGTGTATCAGCATTGGGATTGCATATCACGAATCTTTCTTCATATATTTCTATTACTCCCATCTCAAAATGCAAACATGGTTTTCACCCATTGGTAGGGCTCCACAGCACTTATGATCAAATTAAGAAAGATAATTATGCTAATTTTCCTACCTATATTCTCCTATACCCGTCGAAATTGAGAAGTGGGCAATAACAAGGTAAGTCAATGCACGAACCGCACTTGAATGTACCAAACATGACTAAATTGATTAATTTATCAGTAAATTACAGACATACAAATAGACTAGTTTCCAATTTAAGGCCACACATATTCAACCGAAATGTTGCAGTTAATATATGGTGTAAG
This Musa acuminata AAA Group cultivar baxijiao chromosome BXJ1-2, Cavendish_Baxijiao_AAA, whole genome shotgun sequence DNA region includes the following protein-coding sequences:
- the LOC103975909 gene encoding uncharacterized protein LOC103975909 produces the protein MPMPEASDPIGAAAVGFPAKKMEGFVEAPLSERGLEIAKSREELLRLLHDLPESEFELSLTDLVEKGTGVASDPVANKAASLLEGQLNRANVVSKERRRRKKKKRSSSRSSFGSSSDGVLLNFYVPASLSRSLTTPRSSRRPAAAAATTDWRRQEDREMKTLGCWSGLWQRGRGK